In the Piliocolobus tephrosceles isolate RC106 unplaced genomic scaffold, ASM277652v3 unscaffolded_43894, whole genome shotgun sequence genome, one interval contains:
- the LOC113224184 gene encoding zinc finger protein 782 has product YCFTKPELIFTLEQGEDPWLLEEEKGFLSRNSPEDSQPDEISEKSPETQGKHFWQVLFTNKLLTTEQEISGKPHNRDINIFPARMMPCKCGTVGSAYQGLIPMAPHCQYSKEKAHEHNVCDKCLISIKDGRTNTQEKSFAYSKSVKTLSHKEDVIQYQTIHTLGQDFEYNGSRKAFLKKAALVTSESTYPKGKSYNFNKFGENKYDKSTFIIPQNIHPEKSHDEFNDTENCFCRITHKTPTGGKSFSQKSHIRECHRVHIGMKPFEYGKSFNHSSTLPVHQRTHATDKYSDYNPCTETFSYQSTLSVHPKVHIREKPCEYNECGKSCSINSRLIWPQKSHTGEKPYECRECGKAFSEKSRLRKHQRTHTGEKPYQCDGCEKAFSAKSGLRIHQRTHTGEKPFECPECGKSFNYKSILIVHQRTHTGEKPFECNECGKSFSHMSGLRNHRRTHTGERPYKCDECGKAFKLKSGLRKHHRTHTGEKPYTCNQCGKAFGQKSQLRGHHRIHTGEKPYTCNHCGEAFSQKSNLRVHHRTHTGEKPYQCEECGKTFRQKSNLRGHQRTHTGEKPYECDECGKAFSEKSVLRKHERTHTGEKPYNCNQCGEAFSQKSNLRVHQRTHTGEKPYKCDKCGKTFSQKSSLREHQKAHPGD; this is encoded by the exons GATACTGCTTTACAAAACCAGAACTGATCTTCACATTGGAGCAAGGAGAAGATCCGTGGTTATTAGAGGAGGAGAAAGGATTTCTAAGCAGGAACTCCCCAG aaGACTCCCAACCTGATGAAATCTCAGAGAAGAGCCCAGAAACTCAAGGCAAACATTTCTGGCAAGTTTTATTCACCAATAAATTATTGACTACAGAGCAAGAAATTTCAGGAAAACCACATAATCGGGACATAAACATTTTTCCTGCAAGAATGATGCCTTGTAAATGTGGCACTGTGGGGTCTGCTTACCAGGGTCTCATCCCGATGGCCCCACACTGTCAGTATTCAAAAGAAAAGGCTCATGAGCATAATGTATGTGACAAATGTCTCATCAGTATTAAGGATGGCAGAACTAACACTCAAGAGAAATCTTTTGCTTATAGTAAAAGTGTGAAAACCCTCAGTCATAAGGAGGACGTTATTCAATATCAGACAATTCATACTTTGGGGCAAGATTTTGAATATAATGGAAGTAGAAAAGCTTTTCTTAAAAAGGCTGCCCTTGTTACATCTGAAAGTACCTACCCAAAAGGAAAATCTTACAATTTCaataaatttggggaaaacaAATATGATAAATCAACCTTTATTATTCCTCAGAACATTCATCCAGAGAAGAGTCACGATGAGTTTAATGATACTGAAAATTGTTTCTGTAGGATCACTCACAAAACTCCAACAGGAGGGAAATCTTTCAGCCAAAAGTCACATATTAGAGAATGTCATAGAGTTCATATAGGGATGAAACCCTTTGAATATGGAAAAAGTTTCAACCATAGTTCAACCCTCCCAGTGCATCAGAGAACTCATGCAACAGATAAATACTCTGATTATAACCCATGTACAGAGACATTCAGCTACCAGTCAACTCTCAGTGTACATCCGAAGGTTCACATAAGGGAAAAACCCTGTGAGTATAATGAATGTGGAAAATCCTGCTCTATTAATTCACGCTTGATTTGGCCTCAGAAAAGTCACACAGGggagaaaccttatgaatgtcGTGAATGCGGGAAAGCCTTCAGTGAGAAGTCACGCCTAAGAAaacatcagagaactcacacaggagagaaaccgtATCAGTGTGATGGATGTGAGAAAGCTTTCAGTGCAAAGTCAGGCCTAAGAATACACCAGAGAACCCACACAGGGGAGAAACCATTCGAATGTCCTGAATGTGGGAAATCTTTTAACTATAAGTCAATCCTCATAGTgcatcagagaactcacacaggggagaaaccttttgaatgtaatgaatgtgggaaatctTTCAGCCATATGTCAGGCCTAAGGAATCATCGAAGAACTCACACAGGGGAAAGACCATATAAATGTgatgaatgtgggaaagctttcAAACTGAAGTCAGGCCTGAGGAAACATCATAGAACACACACAGGGGAGAAGCCCTACACATGTAATCAGTGTGGAAAAGCTTTCGGTCAGAAATCACAACTCAGAGGACATCATAGAATTCACACAGGGGAAAAACCCTATACATGTAATCATTGTGGGGAAGCTTTCAGTCAGAAATCAAACCTCAGAGTACATCACAGAACTCATACTGGGGAGAAACCCTATCAGTGTGAGGAGTGTGGAAAAACTTTCAGGCAGAAATCAAATCTCAGAGGGCATCAGAGAACTCACACTGGGGAGAAGCCCTATGAATGTGatgaatgtggaaaagctttcagtGAGAAGTCGGTCCTAAGAAAACATGAGCGAACTCATACTGGGGAGAAACCATATAATTGTAATCAGTGTGGGGAAGCTTTCAGTCAGAAATCCAATCTCAGAGtacatcagagaactcacacaggggagaaaccctataaatgtgaTAAATGTGGAAAAACTTTCAGTCAAAAATCAAGCCTTAGAGAACATCAGAAAGCCCACCCAGGGGATTAG